TCGTCCTTGGAATCGGGTTTCGGGGACATAAGCCGCTCTAGCCTCGAATACTCAGACGGGTAATCAGTGCTTTGTAGCGGCCTTGGTCTTGTTTGTTGATATAACCGAGCAGGCGCTTGCGCTGTCCGATCATTTTCATCAGACCTCGCTGGGAGGAGTAGTCTTTTTTGTTCGCTTTGAGGTGATTGCTCAGGCGGT
The Roseofilum casamattae BLCC-M143 genome window above contains:
- the rpsO gene encoding 30S ribosomal protein S15 gives rise to the protein MSLTQEQKQQIVSDYQIHETDTGSADLQVAVLTERINRLSNHLKANKKDYSSQRGLMKMIGQRKRLLGYINKQDQGRYKALITRLSIRG